GttcttcagtgttttttttttttttttttgcagtatcaGGCTCAACAAAGAACCCATTTCATATCAAgaactgttttttatttatttatttataatttttttggcatTGGGTTCTTAAATTGGCTTAATGGTTCTTTAACCAAACGTTCTTTTTTAGGTTTTCCAGATTAGCATATTGGTTCATGGGCTCTACCATCATTTAGATGGTTTCCTATAAAAGCTATAGAATATTAGTTCTTTGTGGAACTTTAATGGTTGTTGTATGGTATCAGGCTTCAAAACACTATAAACAGTTATACAAGGCTTCTAAGTTTCAGTAGATCACTAAAACCTACACTCAGTTTACACATAAACATTATACCTTCATTCTTGAGTTATAGTCTTTTATGTGTCAGACaatatttgttgtgctgcatttTAACACTGAGAAACACAGCCAAGCAATCTACAATACATTACCCTCACATTTCATAACttcttttaaagtttaaaataccCTGTATCATCTCCGTTTAAGAGCCAAAATACTTTAAAGTTGCAAAAAAGACTTTAAAGTTGAAGTCTTTAAGTCTGTGAGGAGCATAACTGCTGTGTTTAAAGGTGTTGGTGCTCTTCCATGGTTTTGTAAAAGTTCAGAGGAAATATAAAGCACTACTACAGCCCCATATAAAATCTAATAAGAATCAGATTTTGTTATAAGAACCCCAAGTGTGCCTTACAAAAACAGAGCTTTTGAAAGATAATTTGTGGTGTTCTATTTTATCCATACTCGccgatagatggatggatggatgggtggatgaattTTAAGTAAGCTTTAGCTATTAATctatcattcactcactctcatgccattccaaatgtatatgactttctttcttttgcagaacacatttcaagaaaaattgaaaaatatctttgctgagtatatctttaaaatgcaagtggatgttgatcagacttttgaagctccaaaaaaacagacagtcagcataaacgtcatcgatatgactccagtggttaaattaatgtcttctaaagtgatacgatcaaTTATAgtgcaaaaaagatcaatatttaagtacttattAACTATAAACCATTGCTTCTGGTCAGCAGCGGTATTTGTGTGTGACTTAATCATGTTGACATGTTCACATGAGAACCGAGGCACGTGCGGCACACCCCGAAGAGCAGCTCTGTTTACAACTCAGTACAGAAAccttgttggttttggtttagatctgtatttgtatctgtttgtttttcaCAATGGTGTATTTGTGTGCtaatcctggatgtctcaacagaGAAAAAAACGTGAGATACCAACCTGAATtagtcacacgagagaccacgtGAACTCAGTGCTCTCATGAACGTGCATACTGCTGCTGATTGGAagcgatggtttatagttaagaaagtacttaaatatttatctttttttgcaccaaaatgaTTTTATCTCGTGGGTCTGACTGCTTTTTCCTGCATGTCTATGTGTTTTCGTTTACCTCGTATGTTTCTCTCTGCCACGTGGCCGGTGTAATTAGCATTTTCATGGGAACGCTGATTTGTACCGCTCACGTGATATTACCCTAACCTGCTCATTATTACCTCTCTCTATATATTCTCCTTCGTTTGTCTGTCTTGTCGCCAGATTGTTTCAATATTATCTGCCGTTCAGTCTTACCATCTGTCAGTCTGTTTTTGTATTCTGTTTTTCCCGTTTAGTTTTTGCCTTCCAGTTGGATTTTCCTGTTTCTGGACTCTATTATTACGCTCTGGACAATTATTACTCACCTTCATCAGCCCGGGTGCTCCCATATCCATCCTGGGgcctgttgcataaaactgttttagactagtcttactagtcaGTAGTCTAAAACTTTCGTCTaaactttttcagtcagttgcataaaaacttacaATTTGACCCTTAATCGGGCAAGGAACCATATTTGGTAACTTAATCGAGCATTCAAACTGACGCCCCCTGCCTGTTTGTGTTGTCATATGAGCGCATATATTTCTCCTAGCCAATCAGCGAAGATCGAGGCAACGTCACTGATAGTCACACCATggcatctgaccaatcagaagttGCGCGGAGCATTTCAAACTTCAGTGTCGTTACGGATTTTGGAAAGTGAGGATTTGCGCTACTACCTACTCCTACATCAACGCTAATAACTTCGGGAAAAAAAAATGGTAAGTTGATGAATCTCACATACTCTATGTTTGAATAGTTGTGCAACATGTTGAGATAGGTGTTGTTTGCATAGATTTCTTGAAAGTAGTGACATTTGTTGCATGAAAACAAACGCCCCGTTCAGGTAAGATTAGCGCAAGTGACCGCAAGTCCATATTTAGACATACGCCCTATGCGTATAGAAAGCCATACTAGGGTATTTTTTCTACAAATTATGCATTATAAGGACAATAGTATTTACTAGTGCATTGGATGTTATCACAGGTTTGAATAACATTATACAGTGATCCAGTGGGAAACGtaacacatttataaacattttcaagCCATAGATATTGAAATATGTGTGGTTTGGGTCAGTTTTATTACCTTATTACAGTTTTTGATACTTATAATGCTATTTTGCACTTCTTATTATATAGTTACACTTTATGTGTCAGTTTTATGCCCTTGAAACAGTTTTTATCATAGTTAAATGCCATGTATTGGTGTTTACTTTTACTGTGAGACTTATTACTGCTAAAATAAGTGGTACCACCAGTACGTATAATGCTATTTTGCACttcttattatatatttacaCTTTATGTGTCAGTTTTATGCCCTTGAAACAGTTTGTATCATAGTTAAATGCCATATATTGGTGTTTACTTTTACTGTGAGACTTATTACTGCTAAAATAAGTGGTACCACCAGTACGTATAAtgctatttttattcttatttatatCTGTTACTTAACAAATAACTCAAACTGGGCTTGATATTGACTCAAAAATGTACCCTCTTTTCTTAGCAGCTGTCTATGCAGCTCTTTTATGGCAAGAGGGCGACTGTTGTGCCAGCCCACCCCAGCATCAGTGATGATGAGGGCtctgaggaggaagatgatgatgtGGCAGACCCTGACTTCCTCCCACCCACCCACAACCTAGACACTCCAGGCCCGAGTGATATAGGCCCCTCTGCCAAGAGGAAGTGTGTGCAGCCTGCATTGGAAGTGCttgaagaagatgatgatgatgatgatgatgatgatgatgacgatgaagaGCCAGCACCACAAGCAAAGAGGCAAACTAAGAAGGGGAAGCCAGCAGCCCGGCTAACCACCTGGAGGAAGGCTGACCTGGACAACCCCGCCCTGCCTGAGTACCAGCACTGTCCCCCAGACTTCACTGATACTCCATTTCAGTACTTCAGCATGTACTTCAGCCCCCAAatcataaagcacataacttaCCAGACCAACTTGTATGCAACCCAGAAGAACATCAACACCACCTTCACAACCACTGAAGACGAGATTATGAACTTTGTGGCTATCCTGATGTACATGGGGATTGCTGAGCTGCCTACCGTTGAAGAGTACTGGGCAATGGAGATCAGGGTCCCTCAAGTCGCAAACCTCATGTCATTGAAGAGGTTCAGGCTGATGAAGAGGCTTGTCCATTTCAACGACAACACCCAGATCCCTGGCACCATCGACAGATTCTTCAAGGTGCGGCCACTGTTCAGTCATCTGAATGCTGTCTTCAGGAGTGAGCCACAGACCCCCAAGCAGTCTGTGGATGAGGTCATGGTTGCCTACAAAGGCAAGACAGCTGGCAACCTGAGGCAGTACATAAAGAACAAGCCGGACAAATGGGGATTCAAGTTGTTTGCTAGGGCTTCTGAGGATGGCTTCATCCATGACATGGTGCTGTATCAAGGGAAGAATACGCTGGAGGCCCACGGTGTTCTACTGACACATGAACAAACAGCCATGGGTGTCACCAGCCAGATAGTCTCCGTCCTAGCCAGCACCATGTCATCCTCCACCACCACAGCCATCTTTGCGGACAACTTCTTCACCAGCCTGGAGATAGTGCGGTACCTCAAGGACAAGAACTGCAGGTACATGGGGACAGCCAGGGACAACAGAATAGGCAGGCCTCCACTCAAAATAATCAAGGAGATGGAGAATAAGGCTGTCCCTTGTGGTACGTATGACTACGTCACCAGTGACAATGGGATCCTGGCCCTCAGGTGGAAGGACAATAGGATCGTCACTCTGCTGTCAACAGACATGGGGGCAGAGCCCATTTCCTCAGTCCACAGGTACTGCAGTGAAACTAAGAGGAAGGAACAAGTAAGCTGCCCTGCTGTCATCAAAAGTTACAATGCCAACATGGGGGGCATTGACAAGAGTGACATGCTGGTCCATCTCTACCGCACCCCCATGAAATCCAAGAGGTGGTACATGTGACTGTTTGCCTACTCTGTGGATGTCAGCCTCACGAATGCCTGGGTTTTCTACAGGCGGAACTGTAAGGCTATTGGCCTTGAGGTTGGCctgtctttaaaaaaatttagAATCCAGGTGTTCAAGGAAGCCAGCAGACAGAGGCCAGTCACATCACATCCCCGAAGGAGCTCAGCATCTCCAGGCAGCCTCAGCACTTCTGTTGACATCCCCACACCTGTCCGGGGACACCGCAGCCACAATCCAGAGAGTTCTGTGTGGTTTGACATGTCCCTGTTCCATGCCCCTGTTTACACTAACTGCCAGACCTGCAAGTATTGCAGCAGGAAGGGGAATATCTTGAGGTCAAACGTGGTCTGCAGGGTCTGCAAGGTCCATCTGTGCCTCAATGCTGACCGCAATTGCTTCATCAAGTACCACGAAGCCTAATTCGCTGGACTTGACAAAAGAAAAATgttctaataataatttaaaatgttcctaataataatttaaaatgttcctaattataatttaaaatgttcctaaataaatattgttatgtttgtaacaagtttgtgtttgtattatatttttatatatacactttttagGGGGGAAAAATTACCCTAGACTGGCGAGGAACCATATATGGGAACTTCATTGCCCTTGATTTCCAAcctaaagaaatatatatttttaaaactcaCAAATGTTTAGAAGTCTTATAATATCCTCCAATAACACTCTATGGTTGAAATTTAGAATTTCCAAGTATTTCAATGAGTGCCCTATAAAgggtgtgcttgtgctatcttttttTGCTTGTGCTGGTTTTTTTGTGggcgaaaataaatacaaagcagtaccaaaaagcatgttgactacttcaacataaattttgctctcatttctttctggccagcaaatttctcaatgaatctctgattaaagtcagtcatctcagtaacaagtctcttttccatggagagcaatgccagtgcattcagcctctcctgggtcatggtgtttctgagaaaggtttttattattttcaaggtTGAGAAACGCCTCTCAGCTTCAGccgtggtcatgggtgtggtactgagaacttttaggagagtcacagtttaggaaaagacttcttcaagattattctccataaacaGCTGGAATAGGTCCACAACCCCACggcaggctttgaattcttccttgctgtagatgagactgagctctgtcttcagcttgcttccactgagcatcgggtacgctttcatggtgctgctcaatgcatattcaggaaaggtatccttgtactcatcaaacctgtccccctgcaacaaggtggcacagacaagTGGTCTGTGAATGAGAAACGCTCCCTAGTGTGTCACAGGATCACAGACCTATagagataattaaatatataaatgtaaggtagtaacctggagtaggccactagttgtcacagttgcaatgactttcaaaataaaaatagagccatttgagtttttgtcccatacaagacagtagtttttggtggcttcatatttcatttgatcatttatttttatgttgccaatttattatttttgggatgctgttgtataatattaaaattatgatttttgtaaggatttataccaaacaaaaataaaattcttgagtctgtagaatatgatatatgtgggcaggacatctctgcagcacaacaataatgtaaaatagTATTTTGACAAATTTCTATAACAAACTCAACTCTGCTGCAATCCTTTCACGCTGTTCTGGTCTGAGAGCCCTGCGCCTCTTTGTTGGCCGAGAACCACTACTTTGCTCTCCAATGGAATGGAGAgagtttccttttttttcttcca
This sequence is a window from Xyrauchen texanus isolate HMW12.3.18 chromosome 30, RBS_HiC_50CHRs, whole genome shotgun sequence. Protein-coding genes within it:
- the LOC127623663 gene encoding piggyBac transposable element-derived protein 3-like, with the translated sequence MQLFYGKRATVVPAHPSISDDEGSEEEDDDVADPDFLPPTHNLDTPGPSDIGPSAKRKCVQPALEVLEEDDDDDDDDDDDDEEPAPQAKRQTKKGKPAARLTTWRKADLDNPALPEYQHCPPDFTDTPFQYFSMYFSPQIIKHITYQTNLYATQKNINTTFTTTEDEIMNFVAILMYMGIAELPTVEEYWAMEIRVPQVANLMSLKRFRLMKRLVHFNDNTQIPGTIDRFFKVRPLFSHLNAVFRSEPQTPKQSVDEVMVAYKGKTAGNLRQYIKNKPDKWGFKLFARASEDGFIHDMVLYQGKNTLEAHGVLLTHEQTAMGVTSQIVSVLASTMSSSTTTAIFADNFFTSLEIVRYLKDKNCRYMGTARDNRIGRPPLKIIKEMENKAVPCGTYDYVTSDNGILALRWKDNRIVTLLSTDMGAEPISSVHRYCSETKRKEQVSCPAVIKSYNANMGGIDKSDMLVHLYRTPMKSKRWYM